From the Candidatus Obscuribacterales bacterium genome, the window AAATTCAATTTTCGGTGAGCAGTTAAACTCCCAACTAGCCCAAGCGTCCGCTTGTGCCTAATGCACTACCTTTTAGCTTAACCACTCCGCCAGCATCCGATGAAACTGGTGCACACCCTGCTCGCGCTTCGGCGAAAAACGTCCGGAAGTATAATACTTAGATCGCAACCCTTTTGCCACGCCCTCGACCACAAACTCATCTTCCCGCTCCACCTTGTCCAGCAGTGCGCCGGCACCTTTATGCAGCTTCGTCTCGTCATAGATGTACGATCGAAAAGACACCTTGGTCTGATTGAGCGAAAGCGGTCGCACGATGTTGAGCGACAGCCCCCACGGGTAAAAATTGAACATCATGTTGGGGAACACCCAGAAATAGTAGGCCGCCACACGCTTGCCTTGATGGATGTGGCCTTCCGGTAGTTCAAAGGTATCCTCCGCCCCTTCTGAATAGCCTACCTGCACATTGAAATGATCGTACATCACCGTCTCGTAGCTTCCATAGTCCAGCGCCTGGTTCAGGTCGCTGTGTACAAATGGAATGTGAAACCCCTCCAGGTAGTTGTCGCAATACAGCGCCCAGTGTGCGTTCACCAGGTAGTCTTTGGACTGCACCTCATTGAACACAAACTCGTCCAGTGGGAGAAAGCCCACATACTGGTTCATCTCCTCAATCACCTGCTGAAAGTCGATCTCCCCTCCTAACTTCGAGAAAAGCATGGGTCCCCATTGCACCGTCTCAAATCGGTGAAGGTCTTCGCAGGCCCTTGGAAAATCCTGCGCTTCCTTGAACTCCGGCATGGACTCAAACGCTCCGTCCAGCCCAAACTTTCGCCCGTGGTACATGCAGATCAGCTTACGCTGGCTGCCGGGATGCTGCGCCACCAGGTTGCCCCGGTGCGTACACACATTGCTCAGGCAGTGGGTCTTTCCCTCCTCATCTTTGGTCAGCACCATGGGCTCGGTCAGAAAGCCATCCATCAGAATGAATGGGTGCGTATGCTTCGGTAGCTGCACCAGCTGCTCATCTCCCACCCACTGCCAGGAGCGATAAAAGACCTGCTCTTTGATCCGGTCAAAGGTGGCCTGATCACGGTAAAAGGTAGCGGGGAGTGTCTCTGCTTTTGAAATGTCGGGGTTGATCTGATACCTATTCATTTAATTGGGGTATCTTTCAAAATTACCGATTTTGCATCACTACAACCTCGCCTGTACATGAGTCGAAAAAAATTAGGTTTCTGGACCAGCACCGCCCTGGTGGTGGGCAACATGATTGGCTCCGGCATTTTTCTCCTTCCCGCTTCGTTGGCCTCCTACGGCAGCATCAGCCTGCTTGGCTGGATCATCTCCGCCTTTGGCGCCGCGACGTTGGCGTTTGTGTTCATCGAATTCAGCAAAATGCTGCCGGGCACCTCCGGAGGACCGTATGTCTACTCCCGGGAGGGATTGGGCGACCTGGCCGGTTTCCTCGTCGCCTGGGGCTACTGGATCTCTATCTGGTGTGTCAATGCCGCCATCGCCATC encodes:
- a CDS encoding SRPBCC family protein, yielding MNRYQINPDISKAETLPATFYRDQATFDRIKEQVFYRSWQWVGDEQLVQLPKHTHPFILMDGFLTEPMVLTKDEEGKTHCLSNVCTHRGNLVAQHPGSQRKLICMYHGRKFGLDGAFESMPEFKEAQDFPRACEDLHRFETVQWGPMLFSKLGGEIDFQQVIEEMNQYVGFLPLDEFVFNEVQSKDYLVNAHWALYCDNYLEGFHIPFVHSDLNQALDYGSYETVMYDHFNVQVGYSEGAEDTFELPEGHIHQGKRVAAYYFWVFPNMMFNFYPWGLSLNIVRPLSLNQTKVSFRSYIYDETKLHKGAGALLDKVEREDEFVVEGVAKGLRSKYYTSGRFSPKREQGVHQFHRMLAEWLS